Proteins encoded within one genomic window of Anaerolineae bacterium:
- a CDS encoding phosphoesterase: MDEKVQEAVEIFKAFLDRCPLYAHTLIISHSDADGVGAGAIMYKTLERLGFKDFSILITGKGQNAYTPLTKKQATEFAPERLFVLDLGCKEEPVVPGVPTLFIDHHRPYGVPPEGVLVSSYHWDPIPNTSLLTFWLCRSIANIEDLDWVAAIGTLSDLGDKAPFDIVREAKEKYKAKWLKEATALVNAARRSSSGDASVALRAVLKASHPREIVEGASPEARLLHKFREESKAALEEAKKASPRFRGNVALVEISTPCYVHPLVAQIWRTRLPKYIVIVANHGYIPGYVAFSVRTAADVNVLDFLGQIEVDVAEGYMGYGHDQASSGVIPFESWKILMEGLGFRDE; this comes from the coding sequence GGTCCAGGAAGCGGTGGAAATTTTCAAAGCCTTTTTGGACCGCTGTCCTCTTTATGCTCATACTTTGATCATTTCCCACAGTGATGCCGATGGCGTGGGGGCCGGAGCTATAATGTACAAAACCCTGGAGCGTTTGGGTTTCAAAGACTTTTCCATCCTCATAACGGGGAAAGGCCAGAATGCCTACACTCCATTGACTAAGAAACAAGCTACAGAATTCGCTCCTGAAAGGCTTTTTGTATTGGACCTTGGGTGCAAAGAAGAACCGGTAGTGCCGGGAGTGCCTACCCTTTTCATAGACCACCACCGCCCTTACGGGGTGCCTCCGGAAGGTGTTCTCGTTTCCAGTTACCACTGGGATCCTATCCCTAACACCAGTCTTCTTACTTTCTGGCTTTGCCGGAGTATAGCCAATATAGAGGATCTGGATTGGGTGGCAGCAATAGGAACGTTGAGCGATCTGGGAGATAAAGCGCCCTTTGATATCGTGAGGGAGGCTAAAGAGAAATATAAAGCCAAATGGTTGAAAGAAGCTACAGCCTTGGTCAACGCTGCCCGCAGGAGCAGCTCTGGCGATGCTTCGGTGGCTCTGAGGGCAGTGCTCAAAGCTTCGCACCCCAGGGAAATTGTAGAGGGAGCAAGCCCAGAGGCTCGTTTGCTCCACAAATTTAGAGAGGAATCAAAAGCGGCTCTGGAAGAGGCTAAAAAAGCTTCCCCCAGGTTCAGGGGCAACGTGGCCTTAGTGGAAATTTCCACCCCTTGCTACGTTCACCCGCTCGTCGCTCAAATATGGCGCACTCGCCTCCCAAAATATATCGTAATCGTGGCAAACCACGGTTACATACCCGGCTACGTTGCCTTCAGCGTGCGAACTGCCGCTGATGTTAATGTGCTGGATTTCCTAGGCCAGATAGAGGTGGACGTGGCTGAGGGCTATATGGGATACGGCCACGACCAGGCTTCAAGCGGTGTGATCCCTTTTGAATCCTGGAAGATATTGATGGAAGGACTGGGATTCAGGGATGAATAG
- the hpnI gene encoding bacteriohopanetetrol glucosamine biosynthesis glycosyltransferase HpnI: protein MGIEAILSLCIFASWIYWAVALISTWAFWREKEEIDPNFTPPVSVLKPIKGLDYGAYLNFKSFFTQDYPSYEILFGVESPDEPTLPVIKRLMEEYPHVPVKIVMAEPQSANRKAGMLEILSAHASNPILVISDSDFRVPADYLRRIVSPLKRPEIGLVTSFYRGKEALTTAAKVEALYISTNLLPSASIGLRWLKMGYAFGSTIALWSKTLEEIGGFKAFADYLADDHEAGARVRATGKFVHLSRCIVDTTLGPVRWRELWSRQLRWMRCVQVSRPYLYPEIVLTFSIPLSLLLGFLTDFSFFSRAVLLMSLGIRLLVGWLALGFMDYGEMRRNILLLPLGDLLQFALWLWSPFSRKIVWRGEEYWLKRDGRIERLERKKRRMPFSLLWWRRR from the coding sequence GTGGGCATTGAAGCGATTTTAAGCCTTTGTATCTTTGCAAGCTGGATTTATTGGGCTGTAGCTCTTATTTCTACCTGGGCCTTCTGGCGGGAGAAGGAAGAAATAGACCCAAATTTCACCCCGCCTGTCTCCGTATTGAAACCAATAAAGGGGTTGGATTATGGAGCTTACCTCAACTTCAAGAGCTTTTTTACCCAGGATTACCCCAGCTATGAAATCCTTTTCGGAGTTGAAAGCCCCGATGAACCGACATTGCCGGTAATAAAACGCCTCATGGAGGAATACCCTCATGTGCCAGTCAAAATCGTAATGGCTGAACCCCAAAGTGCTAACCGCAAAGCCGGAATGCTGGAAATCCTGAGCGCTCATGCCTCTAATCCTATCCTCGTGATTTCCGATAGCGATTTTCGGGTCCCTGCAGATTACTTGAGGCGAATAGTATCGCCTCTCAAAAGGCCTGAGATAGGGCTCGTTACAAGTTTCTATCGGGGAAAAGAAGCCCTAACGACGGCGGCAAAAGTGGAAGCCCTCTACATAAGCACCAATCTTCTGCCTTCCGCATCCATAGGTCTAAGGTGGCTTAAAATGGGCTATGCGTTCGGTTCAACTATAGCTTTATGGAGCAAAACCCTGGAAGAAATAGGGGGCTTTAAGGCCTTTGCCGATTACCTTGCCGATGATCACGAAGCGGGGGCGAGAGTCAGAGCTACCGGCAAGTTTGTTCACCTTTCCCGGTGCATCGTTGATACCACCCTTGGCCCAGTTCGCTGGCGAGAATTGTGGTCGAGACAGCTTCGGTGGATGCGCTGTGTCCAGGTGAGCCGTCCATACCTATATCCGGAAATAGTGCTAACCTTTTCTATACCCCTTTCCCTCTTGCTCGGGTTCCTCACGGATTTCTCCTTCTTTTCCCGCGCTGTTCTGCTAATGTCTCTGGGCATCAGGCTCCTGGTAGGGTGGCTGGCTTTAGGTTTTATGGATTACGGGGAAATGCGCAGGAACATATTGCTTCTGCCCTTAGGGGATCTTCTCCAATTCGCTCTCTGGCTCTGGAGTCCTTTTAGTCGAAAGATAGTATGGCGTGGGGAAGAATACTGGCTAAAGAGGGATGGGCGGATAGAAAGGTTGGAAAGGAAAAAGCGTCGTATGCCTTTCTCCCTCCTATGGTGGCGTCGTCGTTAG
- a CDS encoding YfhO family protein: MNRLDSKFRLSWRDGIHLSMLVLAVFIFFWRIWIPDPADRARFKAGDFTHIFFPARYYAASHLANGRLPLWNPFVSCGYPHFADPQAATFYPIAWVTALLTRGNLSLEALQWEAFFHFLLAAFFTYLFAFYLTGNRGGAFLAALSFSFGGYLTGFPPLQLSMLEADIWLPASLLTATIAIDRKAFLWAGLSGLSLAMVFLAGRPQAYLEIFILFLSWFFYRAHIKKLTLKETFGLLTVALLFCGGFGAIQAIPTLELIRLSDRAVITWEYVSEGGFAWWELMGAVLPHVVGSYALYPGLVAIILAVYAVWKKQGLFWFWIALASLFFSLGENFALFSIFYLFQKLIFPGYLRNVERMALDFNFAIAILASIGFASLEGEGHSLRKPLRALFIAFSGAWVLVSLATKASPLQPPHYSWLLDSLAYDSLLLLAIWGAFELAGEKLRHLLLPIILILDLFTINMGRILEPARGIHPPFDAVKKFEPLQTIPGVFRVEGYESGFADFGVFLGLESIFGMAPLQMAWHKRIMANVEEITRLKLMNVHILATKRDITHGAFKLLYEKDDLKFYAFFGFNPRAYLVEEVRRAQNDGEIVSILNSPDFNPNSMAVVPAEFPHLPEVPLKESERVEILERGETFAVLRVRAEVPRLLVYVESHYPGWQAEVDGRPVTIYRVNGAFRGIIVPEGEHLISFRYRPVSLYLGAGLSFTTFLGLLVCFVLSSGNRFRRFWVKS; the protein is encoded by the coding sequence ATGAATAGACTGGATTCTAAGTTCAGACTTTCGTGGCGGGATGGGATTCACCTCTCAATGCTGGTCCTCGCAGTGTTTATTTTCTTCTGGCGAATATGGATTCCAGACCCGGCCGATAGGGCCAGGTTCAAAGCAGGGGATTTCACCCATATCTTTTTTCCTGCGCGGTATTATGCTGCTTCCCACCTGGCAAATGGACGCCTCCCTCTCTGGAACCCTTTTGTTTCGTGTGGCTATCCCCATTTTGCTGACCCTCAGGCCGCTACTTTTTACCCCATCGCGTGGGTTACCGCTCTATTAACCAGGGGGAACCTCTCACTGGAAGCCCTCCAGTGGGAAGCCTTTTTCCATTTTCTCCTGGCTGCTTTCTTCACCTATCTTTTCGCCTTCTATCTAACGGGGAACCGGGGAGGGGCTTTCCTGGCGGCTCTTTCCTTCTCCTTTGGCGGATACCTTACAGGCTTTCCCCCTCTTCAACTTTCCATGCTGGAAGCCGATATCTGGTTGCCTGCGTCCCTTCTGACCGCCACTATCGCCATTGACCGGAAAGCATTCCTGTGGGCAGGATTATCTGGACTCAGCCTGGCGATGGTTTTTCTAGCAGGGCGCCCGCAAGCTTATTTGGAAATTTTCATCCTATTCCTCTCCTGGTTTTTCTACCGAGCGCACATTAAGAAGCTCACTCTGAAGGAAACTTTTGGACTCTTAACGGTAGCGCTTTTGTTCTGCGGAGGATTCGGAGCAATCCAGGCTATTCCCACTCTGGAGCTCATCAGGCTTTCAGATCGCGCAGTCATAACCTGGGAGTATGTCTCTGAAGGAGGATTTGCCTGGTGGGAACTGATGGGAGCCGTGCTGCCCCACGTGGTGGGAAGCTACGCTTTATACCCTGGCCTCGTGGCTATCATCCTGGCAGTTTATGCAGTATGGAAGAAACAGGGGCTTTTCTGGTTCTGGATTGCCCTCGCAAGCCTTTTCTTTTCCCTTGGGGAAAACTTCGCACTTTTTTCCATCTTCTACCTGTTTCAAAAGCTAATCTTCCCCGGTTACCTACGCAATGTGGAAAGAATGGCTTTAGACTTCAACTTCGCGATAGCAATATTAGCTTCCATAGGTTTTGCAAGTTTGGAAGGAGAGGGCCACAGTTTGCGCAAGCCTTTAAGGGCTCTTTTTATAGCTTTTTCAGGAGCCTGGGTTTTAGTTTCTCTGGCAACTAAAGCTTCACCTCTCCAACCTCCTCACTACAGCTGGCTCTTGGATTCTCTGGCCTATGATTCCCTATTGCTCCTGGCAATATGGGGAGCCTTTGAGTTAGCTGGAGAGAAACTCCGCCATCTCCTTTTACCCATCATTCTTATACTGGACCTTTTCACCATAAACATGGGAAGAATTCTTGAACCGGCTCGGGGCATCCATCCTCCTTTTGATGCGGTGAAAAAGTTTGAGCCTCTCCAGACCATTCCCGGTGTGTTCCGGGTAGAAGGATACGAATCGGGCTTTGCAGACTTTGGGGTTTTCCTTGGCCTTGAAAGCATCTTCGGGATGGCCCCCCTTCAGATGGCCTGGCACAAGAGAATTATGGCTAACGTAGAAGAGATAACGCGTCTCAAGCTCATGAACGTTCACATTCTGGCCACAAAAAGGGATATTACTCACGGGGCTTTCAAGTTACTCTACGAAAAAGATGACCTTAAGTTTTACGCCTTTTTTGGCTTTAATCCCAGGGCCTATCTGGTAGAAGAAGTCCGAAGGGCCCAAAACGATGGGGAAATCGTCTCCATATTGAACTCCCCCGATTTTAACCCAAACTCAATGGCGGTTGTGCCGGCTGAGTTCCCCCACCTTCCTGAAGTTCCTCTGAAAGAAAGCGAGAGGGTAGAAATTCTGGAGCGGGGAGAGACCTTCGCCGTTTTAAGGGTCAGGGCTGAAGTTCCGAGATTGCTGGTATACGTAGAAAGCCATTACCCTGGCTGGCAAGCAGAAGTTGATGGCCGTCCGGTTACCATTTACCGGGTGAATGGTGCCTTTCGTGGGATAATAGTTCCTGAGGGTGAACATCTGATCTCATTCCGATATCGGCCTGTCAGCCTTTATTTAGGGGCAGGGCTGAGCTTCACGACTTTCCTGGGGCTTTTAGTCTGCTTTGTGCTCTCTTCAGGGAATAGATTTCGGAGGTTTTGGGTTAAATCTTAA
- the hpnK gene encoding hopanoid biosynthesis-associated protein HpnK, whose protein sequence is MNEPGPWVIFNADDFGDCSEINEAIIRAHREGVLTSASLMVGGKAFEEAVKLAWENPSLAVGLHVTLAEGWPSLSPQELVGLADEKGKLKSGSVVGFLILFRKDAREALFREMEEQFRRFLATGLQLSHVDGHLHLHLHPLIFPELLHLAEEFGASGIRIPRDNWSLSLKFPPRRFFLSTFWALIYAPLVSWASKLAKGRSLIVVDRVYGLFKSGSMSEEYVVGVLKSLRGSSAELYFHPTSGPRLASLGPNPGDLDTLMSPRIRQVIEERGIRLATYPMLRRESRGH, encoded by the coding sequence ATGAACGAGCCCGGGCCATGGGTAATTTTCAATGCCGATGATTTTGGGGATTGCTCTGAAATAAACGAAGCAATAATACGGGCGCACCGGGAGGGGGTTCTCACGAGCGCAAGCCTGATGGTGGGAGGGAAAGCTTTTGAGGAAGCCGTAAAACTTGCCTGGGAAAACCCTTCCTTGGCGGTGGGCCTCCATGTAACTCTGGCCGAAGGGTGGCCATCCCTTTCTCCCCAGGAATTGGTGGGGCTCGCAGATGAGAAAGGTAAACTGAAAAGCGGGTCTGTAGTGGGTTTCTTAATTTTGTTTCGCAAGGATGCCCGTGAAGCCTTGTTCAGAGAAATGGAGGAGCAGTTCCGAAGGTTCCTCGCTACCGGTTTGCAGCTTTCCCATGTGGATGGTCACCTCCACCTTCACCTTCACCCTCTGATCTTCCCTGAACTCCTCCACCTGGCGGAAGAATTCGGAGCCAGTGGTATCCGTATCCCGAGAGATAACTGGAGCCTTTCGCTTAAGTTTCCCCCAAGACGATTTTTCCTCAGCACTTTCTGGGCCCTTATCTATGCTCCTCTGGTTTCCTGGGCTTCAAAGTTAGCAAAGGGAAGGTCCCTGATCGTGGTTGATAGAGTTTACGGTTTATTTAAAAGTGGAAGCATGAGCGAGGAATACGTGGTTGGTGTATTGAAGAGTTTGCGGGGAAGCTCTGCTGAGCTTTACTTTCACCCCACCTCAGGCCCGCGCCTTGCGTCCCTTGGCCCCAATCCCGGTGACCTGGATACCCTTATGAGTCCCCGAATTCGGCAGGTTATAGAAGAAAGGGGGATACGCCTTGCCACCTACCCTATGCTGCGGAGGGAAAGCCGTGGGCATTGA